From one Anopheles cruzii chromosome 3, idAnoCruzAS_RS32_06, whole genome shotgun sequence genomic stretch:
- the LOC128273445 gene encoding interaptin: MSDSGETDILLLIPPDFFNCESPALVTPRTPKATTNCSLGTVDHLSYESFIDCNGTASMAGIENCSMAQCSAANRTEQYVASTPFKRHNHRDPHKERYLLNEIDQYLQESDHHRQAQESEKQQHDHHHNGIRSPHESLVDINGLSINEYSSLSGNDFGNLLKPIPSGGPVPQKPPRNVQSSLLVKPYSKNGNMLNLSDIWPTQGSAMPDYQKALQEERLRRQHCERNIQSLQIKLLEYEEKMSVALTVDKEKVSVIGKLEQEVARLTNRIRDMEGNHIETHEKLMNENVEVRNKNLLLENELTSTVNLSRKLQEQKDILELKVDNLASANRDVNEVHRKQQEDLQVRLANSRDSERQLKEQTGKLRKANEGLNSELQEEKRKVAENAGLREDVRTLRRKNEMLAKQLADALRDNVGLQEQTKHMKQQISVHQEESKNLLKELEIQRISLKKYYQSQLEDVVTDKLNEFQKQLTTVEEELKGEAFKKERALADRAKRQIELIDQKREQEVLLLTERYNEQESLYRLQLANSAKRIHELEDKLRTIQNRRADIASQLHLIMETQWKQALDVLMSPGGQHSEERYSSKLSDLEAKSQYFQRLSAGQVDKDRLDGVLSLKQAIVSDEVSNFQTPVQASHRQPSNGPPSGFPKELLHNYIELLLEKSPNDLKRLEEVLSSCRKQSEKESCTEMHGADGAANITRSASATALNQLGKKPYPKGAPRPWK; the protein is encoded by the exons ATGAGCGATTCCGGTGAGACGGATATTTTGCTGCTAATACCACCAGACTTCTTCAACTGCGAGTCCCCCGCGTTGGTGACGCCAAGAACACCCAAGGCAACCACCAACTGTTCCCTTGGCACTGTCGATCACCTATCATATGAGTCGTTTATCGATTGCAACGGCACAGCTTCAATGGCGGGGATAGAAAACTGTTCCATGGCACAATGTTCGGCCGCAAATCGAACGGAACAGTACGTGGCATCAACCCCGTTCAAACGGCACAACCACCGGGACCCGCACAAGGAGCGATACCTTCTGAACGAAATCGATCAGTATCTGCAAGAGAGCGATCATCATCGCCAAGCGCAGGAATCagagaagcagcagcacgatcACCATCACAATGGCATCCGTAGCCCGCACGAGTCGCTGGTTGACATAAACGGTCTCTCGATAAACGAATACTCATCGTTATCGGGGAACGATTTTGGCAATCTTTTGAAGCCCATTCCATCGGGCGGACCAGTACCACAGAAACCGCCACGAAATGTTCAAAGCTCGCTACTGGTGAAACCGTACagtaaaaatggaaacatgCTCAATCTGAGCGATATCTGGCCAACACAGGGCAGTGCCATGCCGGACTACCAGAAAGCCTTGCAAGAGGAACGGCTCCGTCGGCAGCACTGTGAGCGTAACATTCAATCATTACAGATAAAGTTGCTCGAGTACGAGGAGAAAATGTCCGTCGCCCTCACCGTGGACAAGGAAAAGGTGTCCGTCATTGGCAAACTGGAGCAGGAGGTTGCTCGTTTGACCAACCGAATACGCGACATGGAGGGGAACCATATAGAAACGCATGAAAAGCTCATGAATGAGAACGTCGAAGTGCGTAACAAGAATCTGCTACTCGAAAACGAGCTTACGAGCACCGTCAACCTATCACGGAAGCTTCAAGAACAGAAGGACATACTGGAGCTGAAGGTGGACAATTTGGCCAGTGCCAATCGGGACGTTAACGAGGTGCATCGCAAACAGCAGGAAGACCTTCAAGTTCGGCTCGCCAATAGCCGCGATAGTGAGCGGCAGCTGAAAGAGCAAACGGGGAAACTGCGAAAGGCGAACGAAGGGCTTAACAGTGAGTTACAAGAAGAGAAGAGGAAGGTAGCGGAGAATGCCGGTTTACGCGAGGACGTTCGAACGTTGAGGAGGAAAAATGAGATGTTGGCGAAACAATTGGCTGATGCTTTGCGAGACAATGTGGGCCTCCAAGAACAGACAAAGCACATGAAACAACAAATATCCGTCCACCAAGAGGAATCG aAAAATCTTTTAAAAGAGTTGGAAATACAAAGAATTTCGTTGAAAAAGTACTACCAATCCCAACTAGAAGATGTGGTAACGGATAAGTTGAACGAATTCCAAAAACAGCTCACCACCGTCGAGGAGGAATTGAAAGGGGAAGCGTTCAAGAAGGAGCGTGCACTCGCGGATCGTGCCAAGCGGCAGATCGAACTGATCGATCAGAAGCGTGAACAGGAGGTGCTTCTTCTTACGGAGCGATACAACGAGCAGGAATCCTTGTACCGGCTCCAGTTGGCAAACTCGGCCAAACGTATACACGAACTGGAGGATAAACTGCGCACCATACAGAATCGTCGGGCGGACATTGCCTCGCAGCTGCACCTGATAATGGAGACCCAGTGGAAACAGGCGCTCGATGTGCTGATGAGCCCTGGGGGGCAGCATTCGGAGGAACGTTATTCTTCGAAGTTGTCCGATTTGGAAGCCAAGTCACAGTACTTCCAGCGCCTGTCCGCGGGGCAAGTCGATAAGGACCGGCTCGATGGTGTTTTATCGCTGAAACAAGCGATAGTAAGCGACGAGGTGAGCAACTTCCAAACGCCAGTGCAGGCCAGCCATCGTCAACCTTCCAACGGACCGCCGTCAGGCTTCCCGAAGGAACTGCTACATAACTATATCGAGCTGCTGCTAGAGAAATCCCCCAACGATCTCAAACGGCTTGAGGAAGTCCTGTCTAGCTGTCGAAAACAATCGGAGAAAGAATCGTGCACCGAAATGCACGGTGCCGATGGAGCGGCGAACATAACAAGATCAGCATCGGCCACGGCACTGAATCAGCTCGGTAAAAAACCGTACCCAAAAGGTGCTCCGAGGCCGTGGAAATGA
- the LOC128272624 gene encoding zinc carboxypeptidase-like has protein sequence MGMCNKNHFLLLLLIAFLGNVFGHTNEARYDNVRLYRFFIETEDQVKMLQKLENTSDSYSFMGHARHANQNLTVMVAGHKIAEITELMHRYQLEGTILLYNMQELIDKEKLSIMPKSTPAESFDWSHYHHLDSINRWLDWHVSHHPQLKTIQLDLSYEQRPLRGVMLSKDPANTAVFLECGIHAREWISPASCTFILNELLTSDRPDVQRLAQNFNWIIFPVVNPDGYHYTFEADRLWRKNTRPYGLCRGVDLNRNFASDWNGPGASMDPCRYDFAGGSESSEPETKSLAAFLRDNVGQYRIQTYFSIHSFSQLVMFPYGYTNQKVANYNDLVSIGLKGAQAIKNKHGKKYVSGATIETIYPTSGASVDWVYGDLGVPIVFTFELRGPPDSNNMFVLPANEIIPTAEELLEALIAMLDQATRLGYYTRDTTKEDL, from the exons ATGGGAATGTGCAATAAAAACCACTTTCTTCTGCTCTTATTGATTGCGTTCTTGGGAAATGTATTCGGCCATACCAATGAAGCGCGTTACGATAATGTGCGGCTATATCGTTTCTTTATTGAAACCGAGGACCAAgtgaaaatgttgcagaaattAGAAAATACCAGCGATAGCTATTCCTTTATGGGCCACGCGAGACATGCAAACCAAAATTTAACAGTCATGGTAGCGGGTCACAAGATCGCGGAGATAACGGAGTTGATGCACAGATACCAACTAGAAGGAACCATCTTG TTATATAATATGCAAGAACTGATTGATAAGGAGAAGCTCTCGATCATGCCAAAAAGTACACCGGCTGAGAGTTTTGATTGGTCTCACTATCATCACTTGGACAGCATCAACCGCTGGCTGGACTGGCATGTTTCTCATCACCCTCAGCTGAAGACAATTCAGCTTGATCTTAGCTATGAGCAGCGACCATTACGCGGAGTTATGCTATCGAAAGACCCGGCAAATACGGCCGTGTTTTTGGAGTGTGGAATTCACGCCCGCGAATGGATCTCACCAGCGAGTTGCACGTTTATTCTCAACGAGCTACTGACCTCCGATCGACCAGATGTCCAGCGCTTGGCACAAAATTTCAATTGGATCATTTTTCCGGTCGTAAATCCCGATGGATACCATTACACCTTCGAGGCGGACCGTTTATGGCGTAAAAACACACGACCGTACGGCCTTTGCCGAGGGGTAGACCTGAATAGAAACTTTGCCAGCGACTGGAACGGTCCGGGTGCCAGTATGGATCCATGCCGGTATGATTTTGCCGGAGGCAGCGAATCAAGCGAACCTGAAACGAAATCACTGGCTGCATTCCTTCGCGACAACGTTGGCCAATATCGTATTCAGACATACTTTTCCATTCACTCTTTCTCGCAGCTAGTAATGTTCCCCTACGGGTACACCAATCAAAAGGTGGCAAACTACAATGATCTTGTGTCGATAGGACTGAAGGGTGCCCAGGCTATCAAAAATAAGCATGGCAAAAAGTATGTATCGGGGGCAACGATAGAAACGATTTATCCCACATCGGGTGCTAGTGTCGATTGGGTTTACGGTGACCTCGGTGTGCCGATAGTGTTTACGTTCGAGTTGAGAGGCCCGCCTGATAGCAACAACATGTTCGTGCTGCCCGCTAACGAAATAATTCCAACCGCCGAAGAACTTCTCGAAGCTTTGATCGCTATGCTGGATCAAGCCACTCGATTGGGATATTATACGCGCGATACGACCAAGGAAGACCTTTGA
- the LOC128272865 gene encoding protein LST8 homolog, translating to MASDLAGEPILATGGYDHTIRIWQPFSSACVRTMQHTDSQVNSLEISPKRNLLAAGGYQHIRLYDMHSNHPIVNFDGVAKNVTRVGFEEDGKLMFTGGEDGKVRIWDMGSQNPSCKRIFDCQSPVNSVCLLPNQVELLMAHDGGGIYLWDVKSDNHEHLMPEVECSMQDVAVSPNGAFMAAVTNRGGCFIWTLSNWSDSLGTASTLNRWQPQHKIQAHERYALRCKFSPDSSLLVTCSGDGTARIYNTDGWTPRAVLRIEKGWMWDAAFSNDSKYIFTASSDMLVRLWRIENQAIERECNGHAKAVTALAFRDVAIAAGTATNNGTSLAAPH from the coding sequence ATGGCATCGGATTTGGCAGGGGAACCGATCCTAGCAACCGGCGGTTACGATCACACAATCCGGATATGGCAACCCTTTTCTAGTGCCTGCGTGCGTACGATGCAACACACCGATTCGCAGGTGAACTCGCTGGAGATATCCCCCAAGCGAAATCTGCTTGCTGCCGGAGGTTACCAGCACATCCGGCTTTACGATATGCACTCGAACCACCCCATCGTGAACTTTGATGGCGTCGCAAAGAACGTGACCCGGGTGGGGTTCGAGGAGGATGGCAAATTGATGTTTACCGGCGGTGAAGACGGAAAGGTGCGCATCTGGGACATGGGCTCACAGAACCCGTCGTGCAAGCGCATCTTTGACTGCCAGAGTCCGGTGAACTCGGTGTGTCTACTGCCGAACCAGGTCGAGCTCCTGATGGCCCACGACGGCGGAGGCATCTATCTTTGGGACGTGAAGTCGGACAACCATGAGCACCTGATGCCGGAGGTAGAGTGTTCGATGCAAGATGTGGCCGTAAGCCCGAACGGGGCGTTTATGGCAGCAGTGACCAACCGAGGTGGTTGTTTCATCTGGACCCTGTCGAACTGGAGCGATTCACTTGGTACGGCGTCGACGCTTAATCGCTGGCAGCCGCAACATAAGATACAGGCCCACGAGAGGTACGCTTTGCGGTGCAAATTCAGTCCGGACTCGAGCTTGCTGGTGACGTGTTCCggcgacggcacggcacgtatCTATAATACCGACGGCTGGACCCCACGGGCCGTGCTGCGCATCGAAAAGGGCTGGATGTGGGATGCCGCGTTCAGCAATGACTCCAAGTACATTTTTACCGCTTCGTCCGACATGCTGGTCCGTTTGTGGCGCATCGAAAATCAAGCAATCGAGCGTGAGTGCAATGGCCACGCAAAAGCCGTGACAGCACTAGCATTTCGCGATGTAGCTATCGCGGCGGGAACCGCGACGAACAACGGGACCAGTCTTGCGGCGCCCCATTAA